From the Leptolyngbya sp. O-77 genome, one window contains:
- the gltB gene encoding glutamate synthase large subunit, protein MNQHALSAEPPHVLNHLPDCQGLYDPQFEHDACGVGFVVQMKGQKSHDIIEQALTILINLDHRGACGCESNTGDGAGILMQIPHKFLEKVAAVEGIALPAPGQYGVGMTYTSPDPEQRRQGEAIAAQIIAEEGQTLLGWRDVPTDNSSLGNTAKASEPFMRQVFIQRSPDLADDLAFERKLFVIRKRVHKAIRTAGIDPFWYQASLSCRTLVYKGMLMPEQVGKYYPDLHDPDMESALGLVHSRFSTNTFPSWERAHPYRYIAHNGEINTLRGNINWMHARQALFESDLFGDDLKKVPNLINVNGSDSGIFDNTLELLTLAGRSLPHAVMMMIPEPWTAHESMSQDKKAFYEYHACLMEPWDGPASIAFTDGTMMGAVLDRNGLRPSRYYVTHDDLVIMASEAGVLPIEPERVAHKGRLQPGRMFLVDMNQGRIIADDELKQQIVTQQPYREWLDRYLVDLADLPAGEPVTAQRFDEEMRRGGDEENPDRSLHPLTSSSPHPLISLQTTFGYTFEDLRMLLLPMARDGVEAVGAMGTDTPLSVLSDRPKLLYTYFKQLFAQVTNPPIDSIREEIITSAETTIGSERNLLEPVAESCQMIKLKTPILTNAELAKLKAQPDGPFRSATLPIVFDPQAGAAGLEQALDALFAAADGAIAAGASILILSDRSVSETQAPIPALLAVAGLHHHLIRQGNRTRCGIVLESGEPREVHHFATLIGYGCGAINPYLAFATLQGMIDDGLLVDVDYATACKNYVKSATKGVIKVASKIGISTIQSYRGAQIFEAIGLNRAVVDRYFSWTASRIEGVGLEVIAQEAILRHHHAFAERTTDNETLDVGGEYQWRKDGEAHLFSPLTIHTLQRAVREGNYELFKQYSALVNEQNQQYFTLRGLLQFKPRQPVPIEEVEPVEAILKRFKTGAMSYGSISKEAHETLAIAMNRIGGKSNTGEGGEDPDRYTWTNERGDSKNSAIKQVASGRFGVTSLYLSQAKEIQIKMAQGAKPGEGGQLPGKKVYPWIAKVRHSTPGVGLISPPPHHDIYSIEDLAELIHDLKNANREARISVKLVSEVGVGTIAAGVSKAHADVVLISGFDGGTGASPQTSIKHAGLPWELGLAETHQTLVLNNLRSRIVVETDGQMKTGRDVAIAALLGAEEFGFATAPLVTLGCIMMRACHLNTCPVGIATQDPQLREKFTGDPQHTVNFMTFIAQEVREIMAELGFRTLNEMVGRTDVLEPKRAIDHWKAKGLDFSKILYQPEVGPEVGRYCQMPQDHGLEKSLDMTVLLDRCKPAIERGEPVRATLPIKNVNRVVGTILGNEITKRHWEGLPDDTVHLHFQGSAGQSLGAFVPRGVTLELEGDANDYLGKGLSGGKIIVYPPAGSTFVAEENIIVGNVALYGATAGELYARGIAGERFAVRNSGVTAVVEGVGDHGCEYMTGGKVVVLGSTGRNFAAGMSGGVAYVLDEAGDFATRCNTAMVGLESLEDAEEISDLRQLIQQHADYTQSAVAQRVLADWENTVPKFVKVMPKDYKRVLEAIAAAMSSGLSGDDALAAAFEQNARDVARVGGS, encoded by the coding sequence ATGAACCAGCACGCTTTATCCGCTGAGCCGCCCCATGTTTTGAATCACCTGCCCGATTGCCAGGGACTCTATGATCCGCAGTTTGAGCATGATGCCTGCGGTGTGGGCTTTGTGGTGCAGATGAAGGGGCAAAAATCCCATGACATCATTGAGCAAGCGCTGACGATTTTAATCAATCTGGATCACCGGGGCGCGTGTGGCTGCGAGAGCAATACGGGCGACGGGGCAGGAATTTTAATGCAAATTCCCCACAAGTTTTTGGAGAAAGTAGCAGCAGTCGAAGGCATTGCGCTGCCTGCACCGGGGCAGTATGGCGTGGGGATGACCTACACCTCGCCCGATCCGGAGCAGCGGCGGCAGGGAGAGGCGATCGCCGCTCAGATCATTGCCGAAGAAGGGCAAACGCTGCTGGGCTGGCGCGACGTGCCAACGGATAATTCATCCCTGGGCAACACGGCCAAGGCCAGCGAGCCGTTTATGCGGCAGGTGTTTATTCAGCGATCGCCCGATTTGGCAGATGATCTGGCGTTCGAGCGCAAGCTCTTCGTCATTCGCAAGCGCGTTCACAAAGCTATTCGCACGGCTGGTATCGATCCGTTCTGGTATCAGGCTAGTTTGTCGTGCCGCACGCTGGTCTATAAAGGGATGCTGATGCCGGAGCAGGTGGGCAAATACTATCCCGACTTGCATGATCCGGACATGGAGAGTGCGCTGGGTCTGGTGCATTCACGCTTTAGTACCAACACGTTCCCAAGCTGGGAGCGAGCGCACCCCTATCGCTACATCGCGCACAACGGCGAAATCAATACCCTGCGGGGCAACATCAACTGGATGCACGCCCGTCAAGCCTTGTTTGAGTCCGATCTGTTTGGGGATGACCTGAAAAAAGTCCCCAACCTGATCAACGTCAACGGTAGCGACTCTGGAATCTTTGACAACACGCTGGAACTGCTGACCTTGGCCGGGCGATCGCTCCCCCACGCCGTCATGATGATGATTCCAGAACCCTGGACGGCTCACGAGTCCATGAGCCAGGACAAAAAGGCGTTTTACGAATACCACGCCTGCCTGATGGAACCCTGGGATGGTCCCGCCTCTATTGCCTTTACCGACGGCACGATGATGGGCGCAGTGCTGGATCGCAATGGGCTGCGTCCCTCCCGCTACTATGTCACGCATGACGACCTAGTGATTATGGCCTCCGAGGCAGGCGTGCTGCCCATCGAGCCAGAGCGCGTCGCCCATAAGGGTCGCCTCCAGCCCGGCCGCATGTTCCTGGTAGACATGAACCAGGGACGCATCATTGCCGACGACGAGCTAAAGCAGCAAATCGTCACCCAGCAGCCCTACCGCGAGTGGCTGGATCGGTATCTGGTGGATCTCGCCGACTTGCCAGCCGGGGAGCCGGTGACGGCGCAACGCTTTGATGAGGAGATGAGGAGAGGGGGAGATGAGGAGAATCCAGACCGATCTCTTCATCCGCTTACCTCCTCATCCCCTCATCCCCTCATCTCTCTTCAAACCACCTTCGGCTACACCTTCGAGGACCTGCGGATGCTGCTGCTGCCGATGGCGCGGGACGGCGTGGAGGCGGTGGGCGCAATGGGCACGGATACGCCGCTATCGGTGCTGAGCGATCGCCCCAAGTTGCTCTACACCTACTTCAAGCAACTCTTTGCCCAGGTGACGAATCCGCCGATTGACTCGATTCGGGAAGAAATCATCACCTCGGCGGAAACCACCATCGGTTCCGAGCGCAACCTGCTGGAACCCGTGGCCGAAAGCTGCCAGATGATCAAGCTGAAAACGCCGATTCTGACGAATGCAGAACTGGCGAAGCTGAAGGCGCAACCAGACGGGCCGTTCCGCTCGGCAACGCTGCCGATCGTGTTTGACCCGCAGGCGGGCGCGGCCGGACTGGAGCAGGCATTGGACGCACTGTTTGCGGCGGCGGATGGGGCGATCGCCGCTGGAGCCAGTATTTTAATCCTGAGCGATCGCTCGGTGAGCGAGACGCAGGCTCCGATTCCAGCGCTGCTGGCAGTGGCGGGACTGCACCATCACCTGATTCGCCAGGGCAATCGTACCCGCTGCGGCATCGTGCTGGAGTCGGGCGAACCGCGCGAGGTGCATCATTTCGCCACGCTGATCGGCTATGGCTGCGGCGCGATTAATCCCTATCTGGCGTTTGCGACCCTCCAGGGCATGATCGACGACGGGCTGCTGGTGGATGTGGACTACGCCACGGCCTGCAAAAATTATGTCAAGTCTGCCACCAAGGGCGTGATCAAAGTCGCCTCAAAGATTGGCATTTCCACCATCCAGAGCTATCGTGGGGCGCAGATTTTTGAGGCAATTGGGCTAAATCGGGCCGTCGTGGATCGCTACTTTAGCTGGACGGCCTCGCGTATCGAAGGTGTAGGCTTAGAGGTCATTGCCCAGGAAGCGATTTTGCGGCATCATCACGCCTTCGCGGAACGCACGACGGATAACGAAACGCTCGATGTGGGCGGCGAGTATCAATGGCGGAAGGATGGCGAAGCGCATCTATTTAGCCCGCTGACGATCCACACGCTGCAACGGGCCGTGCGCGAGGGCAACTACGAGTTGTTCAAGCAATATTCCGCCCTCGTGAATGAGCAAAATCAACAATACTTCACGCTGCGCGGATTGCTGCAATTCAAGCCACGGCAGCCCGTGCCGATTGAGGAAGTGGAGCCGGTGGAGGCGATTTTGAAGCGCTTCAAAACCGGCGCAATGAGCTACGGCTCGATTTCCAAAGAGGCGCACGAAACACTGGCGATCGCCATGAATCGCATTGGCGGCAAGTCCAACACAGGCGAGGGCGGCGAAGACCCCGACCGCTACACCTGGACGAATGAGCGCGGCGATTCCAAAAACAGCGCGATTAAGCAAGTCGCCTCTGGTCGCTTTGGCGTGACCAGTCTCTACCTGTCCCAGGCAAAGGAAATCCAGATCAAAATGGCCCAGGGTGCAAAACCTGGCGAAGGCGGCCAGCTTCCGGGCAAGAAGGTCTATCCCTGGATTGCCAAGGTGCGCCACTCAACCCCTGGCGTGGGGCTAATTTCGCCGCCGCCGCACCACGATATTTACTCCATCGAAGACCTGGCAGAACTGATTCACGACCTAAAAAATGCCAACCGCGAGGCCCGCATCAGTGTCAAGCTCGTTTCCGAAGTGGGCGTGGGCACGATTGCCGCTGGGGTTTCAAAAGCCCACGCCGACGTGGTGCTGATTTCTGGCTTCGATGGCGGCACGGGCGCATCGCCCCAGACCTCCATCAAGCACGCAGGCTTGCCCTGGGAACTGGGACTGGCGGAAACCCACCAAACCCTGGTGCTGAACAATCTGCGATCGCGCATTGTGGTGGAAACCGACGGGCAGATGAAGACGGGACGCGACGTGGCGATCGCCGCTCTGCTGGGTGCCGAAGAATTCGGCTTTGCCACCGCGCCCCTGGTGACGCTGGGCTGCATCATGATGCGGGCCTGCCACCTCAACACCTGCCCCGTCGGCATCGCCACCCAAGACCCGCAGTTGCGTGAAAAGTTCACGGGCGACCCGCAGCACACGGTCAACTTCATGACCTTCATCGCCCAGGAAGTGCGGGAAATCATGGCGGAACTGGGCTTCCGCACGCTGAACGAAATGGTCGGACGGACAGATGTGCTGGAGCCAAAACGCGCTATTGACCACTGGAAAGCTAAGGGGCTGGACTTCTCCAAGATTCTCTATCAGCCCGAAGTCGGGCCCGAAGTCGGCCGCTATTGCCAGATGCCGCAGGATCATGGGCTAGAAAAATCCCTTGACATGACAGTGTTGTTAGATCGTTGTAAACCTGCCATCGAGCGGGGCGAACCCGTCCGCGCTACGCTGCCGATCAAAAACGTGAATCGCGTTGTCGGCACGATCCTCGGCAACGAAATCACCAAGCGCCATTGGGAAGGGTTGCCGGACGACACCGTGCATCTGCATTTCCAGGGCAGCGCGGGCCAGAGCCTCGGTGCATTTGTGCCGCGCGGCGTAACGCTAGAACTGGAGGGCGACGCGAATGATTACCTGGGTAAGGGCCTCAGCGGCGGCAAGATTATTGTCTATCCACCTGCTGGTTCGACGTTTGTGGCGGAAGAAAACATCATTGTCGGGAATGTGGCGCTCTATGGTGCGACCGCTGGCGAACTGTATGCGCGGGGCATCGCGGGCGAACGCTTTGCTGTCCGCAACTCCGGCGTGACGGCGGTGGTGGAGGGTGTGGGCGACCACGGCTGCGAATACATGACGGGCGGCAAGGTGGTCGTGCTGGGCAGCACCGGGCGCAACTTTGCTGCGGGCATGAGCGGCGGCGTGGCCTACGTACTGGACGAGGCAGGCGATTTTGCGACCCGCTGCAACACGGCGATGGTGGGGCTGGAAAGCCTAGAGGACGCTGAAGAAATCAGCGACCTGCGCCAGTTGATTCAGCAGCACGCTGACTATACCCAGAGCGCGGTGGCTCAGCGAGTCCTTGCTGACTGGGAGAATACCGTGCCGAAGTTCGTCAAGGTGATGCCGAAGGACTACAAGCGCGTATTGGAGGCGATCGCCGCTGCGATGTCTTCTGGCCTCAGTGGCGACGATGCCCTAGCCGCCGCCTTCGAGCAAAACGCCCGCGATGTGGCCCGCGTGGGCGGCAGTTGA
- a CDS encoding fasciclin domain-containing protein, with protein MPTIVDIAVQTEGFSTLVAAVQAAGLVEVLQSGGPFTVFAPTDDAFAKLPPGTIQTLVQNPPQLGRILKYHVVSGKYTQADLKGLKSLTSVEGSVIPLDLSDAFEVKNATVVMPDVEADNGVIHVIDNVILMG; from the coding sequence ATGCCTACGATTGTCGACATTGCAGTGCAGACTGAGGGCTTTTCAACGCTCGTCGCAGCAGTTCAAGCGGCGGGTCTGGTAGAGGTTTTGCAGAGCGGCGGGCCGTTCACCGTGTTCGCGCCGACGGACGATGCCTTTGCCAAATTGCCACCCGGCACCATTCAAACCCTTGTGCAAAATCCACCGCAGCTTGGGCGCATCTTGAAGTACCATGTCGTGTCCGGAAAGTACACCCAGGCAGATCTCAAGGGACTGAAAAGCCTGACTTCTGTCGAAGGCTCAGTAATTCCGCTTGATCTGTCCGATGCCTTTGAGGTGAAAAACGCGACGGTGGTGATGCCCGACGTGGAAGCGGACAATGGCGTGATTCACGTCATTGATAACGTGATCTTGATGGGCTGA
- a CDS encoding CO2 hydration protein: MVTTLEAPPTLIPPSRHPYADIIHRLEAGGSMLPDTPENLMQIIGIYKAYAVPMDFYWRDLLYIAEQVFLDPFPFFKYFISQEYLDRPNHYAGDTADLRIWRGRASAHPELLEFMEKGELKKKLPKLLHHLWHDRVNMEFAEECMRAMLWHRHMYAPVNQFDAYLDSDEYKQNADRAIRAYFKKNPVMLGLYQLFPDMFLEKVRELSYYSNLGLFWEVMAPVFFEMSDIYDEGGFKGVPDAMNFLVNGIFAIAGRPIYHHAYIDGECYEIIPKSKGFTWLYEAALPYVEAVFYRTSPFRGTKSYNAQAHQVPDDQKDFHYGILYADVFPVGTAGIPPTLLMQDMLHFLPPYLVEYYQQHCRGKDDMLIQLGITFQRSMYNVTSAVIQALRTALLYPLDDPNPKHRMANRKFFEAQMDRFLRPEARLRNIQSPDYR, translated from the coding sequence ATGGTCACGACCCTCGAAGCACCCCCTACCCTCATTCCTCCTTCTCGCCACCCCTACGCCGACATCATCCATCGGCTAGAAGCTGGCGGCTCCATGCTGCCCGACACCCCTGAAAACCTAATGCAGATCATCGGCATCTACAAGGCCTATGCTGTGCCGATGGATTTCTACTGGCGCGACTTGCTCTATATCGCCGAGCAGGTGTTTCTTGACCCGTTTCCCTTTTTCAAGTACTTCATTTCCCAGGAATATCTGGATCGCCCCAACCACTACGCCGGAGACACGGCCGACCTGCGAATTTGGCGTGGTCGAGCGTCTGCCCACCCGGAACTGCTGGAATTTATGGAAAAGGGTGAACTCAAGAAAAAGCTGCCCAAACTCTTGCACCACCTCTGGCACGACCGGGTGAATATGGAATTTGCCGAAGAATGTATGCGGGCCATGCTGTGGCATCGGCACATGTACGCTCCGGTGAACCAGTTTGATGCCTATCTCGACTCCGACGAATATAAGCAAAATGCCGATCGCGCCATCCGCGCCTATTTCAAGAAAAATCCGGTGATGCTGGGGCTGTATCAGCTCTTCCCCGATATGTTCCTGGAAAAGGTGCGGGAACTGTCTTACTACTCCAATCTGGGGCTGTTTTGGGAAGTGATGGCTCCGGTGTTTTTCGAGATGTCGGACATCTACGATGAGGGCGGGTTTAAAGGCGTACCCGACGCAATGAACTTTTTGGTAAACGGCATTTTTGCGATCGCCGGCCGCCCCATCTACCATCACGCCTACATCGATGGCGAATGTTACGAAATCATTCCCAAGTCCAAGGGGTTTACCTGGCTCTACGAGGCGGCGCTACCCTACGTAGAAGCCGTGTTCTACCGCACCTCTCCCTTCCGGGGCACCAAGTCCTACAATGCCCAGGCCCATCAGGTGCCCGACGACCAGAAAGACTTTCACTACGGCATTCTCTACGCCGATGTGTTTCCCGTCGGCACCGCAGGTATTCCGCCGACCCTGCTCATGCAGGACATGCTGCACTTTCTGCCGCCTTACTTGGTGGAGTATTATCAACAGCACTGCCGGGGCAAAGACGACATGCTAATTCAGCTAGGGATTACCTTCCAGCGCTCGATGTACAACGTCACATCAGCAGTAATTCAGGCTTTGCGGACGGCGCTGCTGTATCCGCTAGATGATCCAAATCCCAAGCACCGCATGGCTAATCGCAAGTTCTTTGAAGCCCAGATGGATCGCTTCTTGCGCCCAGAAGCACGTCTGCGGAACATTCAGAGTCCGGACTATCGATAG
- a CDS encoding NADH-quinone oxidoreductase subunit M produces the protein MLSVLIWLPVVIAFVLALLPPSIPGTRVRAIALWGSAGILLYTLFLASQFDLTNPGLQMQEYLPWIEPLGLDYRLGIDGLSLVLLVLNSLLTWIAIFSSAETTERPRLFYSLVLLVSGGVAGAFVAQNLMLFFLLYELELVPFYLLISIWGGEKRGYAAVKFLIYTALSGALILAGFLGLVWFTGAKSFDYNTLMGQTLPLGLQVALLVTLLIGFGIKVPLVPFHTWLPDTYVSASAPVAILLGGVLAKLGAYGLFRFCLALFPDAWTLLAPWLATWGSISILYGATTAIAQKDIKRMVAYSSVGHMGYLLLAGAALTSLSMVGAISQMFAHGVILALLFHLVGVIETKVGTRDLDVLNGLLNPIRGLPSISALLILGGMASAGIPGLFGFVAEFLIFQGSYAVFPVQTLMAVAGTGMTAVYFVILLNRTCFGRLDNAIAYFPQVQWAERTPALVLAWIIFLLGIQPSWLVRWVEATSNTLIAVVTMPAEARLAIREAIPAGIAPTPQSVSSFLMSSPAMSSPRIK, from the coding sequence ATGCTTAGCGTCCTCATTTGGTTACCAGTTGTAATTGCCTTCGTGCTGGCGCTGCTGCCGCCCTCCATTCCCGGTACAAGGGTGAGGGCGATCGCCCTCTGGGGTTCCGCTGGCATTCTGCTCTACACCCTGTTTCTTGCGAGCCAGTTTGACCTCACCAACCCAGGTCTACAGATGCAAGAGTATCTGCCCTGGATTGAGCCGCTGGGGTTAGACTATCGACTCGGCATAGATGGGCTATCGCTAGTGCTGCTCGTGCTGAACAGTCTGCTGACTTGGATCGCTATCTTCAGCAGTGCCGAAACGACCGAGCGGCCGCGCCTGTTTTATTCCCTTGTGCTGCTGGTCAGCGGCGGCGTGGCGGGCGCGTTTGTCGCGCAAAACTTGATGCTGTTCTTCCTGCTGTATGAGCTGGAACTGGTGCCCTTTTATCTGCTGATTTCTATCTGGGGGGGCGAAAAGCGGGGCTATGCAGCGGTCAAGTTTTTAATCTATACCGCTCTTTCGGGAGCGCTGATTTTGGCAGGATTCCTGGGGCTGGTCTGGTTTACAGGAGCCAAGTCGTTTGACTACAACACCTTGATGGGGCAAACGCTGCCGCTGGGTCTGCAAGTTGCGCTATTGGTGACGCTGCTGATTGGTTTTGGGATTAAGGTGCCGCTGGTGCCCTTCCACACTTGGCTGCCCGATACCTATGTTTCTGCATCGGCTCCTGTTGCAATCCTGCTAGGCGGTGTGCTGGCCAAGCTAGGAGCCTACGGTCTCTTCCGCTTTTGTCTGGCCCTGTTTCCCGATGCCTGGACGCTGCTGGCTCCCTGGCTGGCGACTTGGGGCTCGATCAGCATCCTCTATGGCGCAACCACGGCGATCGCCCAAAAGGACATCAAGCGTATGGTCGCCTACAGTTCTGTCGGGCACATGGGCTACTTGCTGCTGGCGGGCGCAGCCCTCACCAGCCTCAGCATGGTGGGCGCAATTTCCCAAATGTTTGCCCACGGCGTGATTCTAGCGTTGCTGTTTCACTTGGTGGGCGTGATTGAAACCAAAGTCGGCACCCGCGACCTCGATGTGCTCAATGGCTTGCTGAACCCAATTCGCGGCTTGCCATCCATTAGCGCTCTGCTAATTCTGGGCGGCATGGCTAGTGCAGGTATCCCCGGTCTATTTGGCTTCGTCGCCGAGTTTTTGATTTTCCAGGGCAGCTATGCCGTCTTCCCAGTGCAAACCCTAATGGCCGTTGCAGGAACAGGCATGACAGCCGTTTATTTTGTCATCCTGTTGAACCGCACCTGCTTTGGCAGACTCGACAATGCGATCGCCTACTTCCCCCAAGTCCAATGGGCAGAACGCACGCCGGCCCTAGTTTTAGCCTGGATTATCTTCCTGCTGGGTATTCAGCCAAGCTGGCTTGTCCGCTGGGTCGAAGCTACGAGCAATACGCTAATTGCCGTTGTGACTATGCCTGCTGAAGCTCGTCTGGCGATTCGCGAAGCGATCCCTGCGGGAATCGCCCCCACGCCCCAATCAGTCAGCTCATTTCTCATGTCCAGCCCAGCAATGTCTAGCCCAAGGATTAAGTGA
- a CDS encoding NAD(P)H-quinone oxidoreductase subunit F: MAEFLIQSVWLIPCYPLMGMALSMLWFPSITRLTGPRPAGYVNLLMTAIAFLHALLVFPAIWQKPAVEFQFPWLSVAGLNLTLPLEVSALTGRRAILLITGINFLAQLYAVGYLEMDWGWARFYALLALFEGGMCGLALCDSLFFSYMILEILTLGTYLLIGFWFNQSLVVTGARDAFLTKRIGDLFLLMGVLAIYPLAGTWDFDGLAAWAQTAEVNPKLMTLVGLALVAGPMGKCAQFPLHLWLDEAMEGPFPSTVLRNSVVVATGAWVLIKLQPVLALSPTVTTAVIAIGAVTALGASLISIAQIDVKRVLSYLASAYMGIVFMAVGAGQTQAALLLLLTYAIAVSSVIMSCGSIVLNSITQDVTQLGGLWSRRPISGLAYAVGALGMVAVPPLGGFWALLKLVDGLRDDYPTVAVLLLVVNDLVAFSLVRGFCLIFGNQPKQMAQRSPENLWPVTLPMVIMASLTVHLPLVLQSLNLLPSWAQIDKTVALLLTWSSLAGIVIAAVVYLGPVEKPVRLPWKPLQDLLAYDFYTPKLYRSSVVGSVDILSRLVDWGDRYIVDGLVNLVGIVSIFGGETLKYGNTGKTQSYALTIAVGVTVLILLSAWSILSNLKLVTLG; the protein is encoded by the coding sequence ATGGCTGAATTCCTTATTCAAAGCGTCTGGCTCATTCCTTGCTACCCGCTGATGGGCATGGCGCTGTCTATGCTCTGGTTTCCCTCAATTACTCGCCTGACCGGCCCGCGTCCGGCGGGATATGTGAATTTGTTAATGACGGCGATCGCCTTTTTACACGCACTCCTAGTCTTTCCAGCAATCTGGCAGAAACCCGCCGTCGAGTTTCAATTCCCCTGGTTGTCCGTTGCAGGGCTAAATCTGACCCTGCCGCTGGAAGTCTCCGCCCTGACGGGTAGGCGCGCAATTCTGCTGATTACTGGAATTAACTTCCTGGCCCAACTCTACGCCGTCGGCTACCTAGAGATGGATTGGGGCTGGGCGCGGTTTTATGCGCTCCTGGCTCTGTTTGAAGGCGGCATGTGCGGCTTGGCGCTGTGCGACTCGCTGTTTTTCTCCTACATGATTCTAGAGATCCTAACGCTGGGAACCTACCTGCTGATTGGCTTCTGGTTTAATCAATCGCTGGTGGTGACGGGGGCGCGGGATGCTTTCCTGACCAAGCGGATTGGTGACCTATTTTTGCTGATGGGCGTGCTGGCGATTTATCCACTGGCGGGCACTTGGGACTTTGACGGGCTGGCAGCCTGGGCCCAGACGGCCGAAGTGAATCCCAAGCTGATGACGCTAGTTGGGCTGGCGCTGGTGGCAGGGCCAATGGGCAAATGCGCCCAGTTTCCCCTGCACCTGTGGCTGGACGAGGCGATGGAAGGGCCCTTCCCCAGCACAGTGCTGCGAAATTCGGTGGTTGTTGCGACGGGAGCCTGGGTGTTGATTAAGTTGCAGCCCGTCCTGGCTCTATCGCCCACTGTCACGACTGCTGTGATTGCTATTGGAGCCGTCACTGCCCTGGGTGCATCTCTAATTTCTATCGCTCAGATTGACGTAAAGCGGGTGCTTTCTTATCTGGCTAGCGCTTACATGGGCATTGTGTTTATGGCGGTGGGTGCAGGGCAAACCCAGGCGGCACTGCTGCTACTGCTGACCTATGCGATCGCTGTTTCGTCCGTGATCATGAGCTGTGGTTCGATCGTGTTGAACAGCATTACCCAGGACGTGACGCAGCTTGGGGGTCTATGGAGCCGTCGCCCGATATCCGGATTGGCCTACGCCGTCGGTGCTTTGGGAATGGTCGCGGTTCCGCCGCTGGGCGGGTTTTGGGCGCTGCTCAAGCTGGTGGATGGACTGCGGGATGATTATCCTACGGTGGCGGTGCTGCTGCTCGTTGTGAACGACTTGGTAGCGTTTAGCTTGGTACGCGGGTTCTGCCTAATTTTTGGCAATCAGCCGAAGCAGATGGCGCAGCGATCGCCCGAAAATCTCTGGCCCGTAACTCTGCCAATGGTCATCATGGCTTCTCTCACCGTGCATCTGCCGCTGGTGCTACAAAGCCTGAACCTGCTGCCAAGCTGGGCGCAAATCGACAAAACCGTGGCGCTGTTGCTCACTTGGTCGAGCTTGGCAGGGATTGTAATTGCCGCTGTGGTTTACCTTGGTCCCGTTGAAAAGCCGGTGCGCCTACCCTGGAAGCCGCTGCAAGACCTCCTGGCTTACGACTTTTACACCCCCAAACTCTATCGTTCTAGCGTGGTTGGTAGCGTGGATATTTTGTCGCGCTTGGTGGACTGGGGCGATCGCTACATTGTCGATGGCTTGGTTAACTTGGTCGGCATTGTCTCTATCTTTGGCGGCGAGACGCTGAAATACGGCAACACTGGAAAAACTCAGTCCTACGCGCTCACCATTGCGGTAGGTGTGACGGTGCTAATTCTACTGAGCGCTTGGTCAATTTTGTCTAACCTGAAATTGGTTACCCTCGGCTAG